Below is a genomic region from Kogia breviceps isolate mKogBre1 chromosome 16, mKogBre1 haplotype 1, whole genome shotgun sequence.
GAAAGGAATCACTAtttatggcagctatagccttttgaaatgtatttcttaaataatgagacttgaaagtcaaaatgactccttgatccatgggctacaGAATGGAAAttatgttagcaggcatgaaaacaacattaatctccttgtacatctccatcagagctcttgggtgaccaggtgcgttgtcaatgagcagtaataatttgaaaggaacctttttttctgagcagtaggtcttaacagtgggcttaaaatattcagtaaaccatgttgtcaacagatgtgctgtcatccaggctttgttagTGCattttatagagcacaggcagaatagattcagcataattcttaagggccctaggattttcagaatggtaaatgagcttTGGCTTCAACCTAAAGTCACCAACTGCATTAGCCTCTAACaaaagagtcagcctgtcctttaaagctttgaagccaggcattgacttcttcTCTCTGGCTGTGAAAGTCCTGGTGGCATCTTCTCCCACTAGAAGAccatttcatctacattgaaaatctgttgtttagtgtagcctccttcatgaattatcttggctagatcttctggataagttgatgcagcttctacatcagcacttgctgcttcacctttcACCTTTAtattatggagatggcttctttccttaaatctcATGGACCAACCTCTACTAGCTTCAGACTTATCTTCTGCAggttcctcacctctctcagtcttcatagaattgaagagagtcaaggccttgctctggattaggtttTGGATTAAGGGAAtgctgtggctggtttgatcttctatccagaccactaaaactttcttcagtcagcaataaggctgtttccctttcttatcattcatgcgTTCACTGGAGTGgcacttttcatttccttcaagaacttttcctttgcattcacaacgtGGCGAACTCtttggcacaagaggcctagcttttggcctatctctgctttcaacatgccttcctcactaagcttactcatttctagcttttgattttaaGTGAGAGAcctgtgactcttcctttcacttgaatacTTACAGGTCAATGTAGGGCTACTacctggcctaatttcaatattgttgtgtctcagggaatagggagagagagagacaagagaaTGGAATGGTCAGCGGAGCAGtcagaacaaacacaacatttatcaattaagtttagTCTTATATGGGTAGGGTtcatggtgccccaaaacaattacagtaTTAATGTCAATGATCACTGATCACACATCACCatagcaaatataataataatgaaaaagtttgaaatattatgagaattaccaaaatgtggcacagagacTTGGAGTGTGCAagtgctattggaaaaatggtgctgatagagcTTCtggatgcagggttgccacaaactttcaatttgtaaaaaacacagtctctgccaagtgcaataaaatgagttaTGTCTGTAGTATGCTTTAGAAGTCAAGGAACTCTGGCTCAGTCATTTTTCAAATTGGTATTCTTTGGAACACAGTTATTTTGAAATATGCTAATGAGAAAAAGAGTATAGTTAAAGGTATTTGGAAAATTctgggtttaaaaataaaatgttacacaggttgtgttggcttttttttaattgatggaaGGACTTTTCCAGACTTTTAGCATATTAatcaatatgtatgtccctaACACCTTGGCCTAAGTAGAGGATGAGGGTGAAGCCAAAAGGAGTGAATAGGAATGAGGAACTAAGAGGTGAAAACTGAAGTCCAGAAGCTTAACAAAGGAGAGGAGACCAAGATAAAAGAGTAGCTAAAGTGGAGGAGGGTAGGACCAAATGCCAGATGGAGAGAGTAACTGACTTGAACAGGAGGAAAGTTACATTTTCTGGAGAAAAAGAGATAACAATAAATGCAGAGGCAGAAAAATCTTTAGATAGAGGAAGACATTAAGATAAATAACcaaatttcattttctccaaaATATGAATACTTCATTTATTATGCGGTCAGGATGGATGAATGTTCATATGTGAGTCTTTCTAGGAAGGGGCCATATATTTAGTCATCTTCTCTAAGAGATGTGTGAGCCCGAAAAAGGACAGACACCACTGCTCCACACTGTAATACCTGAGCTTTAATCGTTGGTTCCTTGGCCTAAAAAAAATCTGACATTTGAGGCTACGTGTGTTTTTTCACTCCCATCTCACAGTGCTCCCCTTTATGCCTTCTAATCGTTGGCCCATCTTATTTCCTACTGTCCAAATCCTGCATCCTACCCATCCATCACAGCTCACTTCAGTTCAGTGCCTCACCCTAACCCCCCACAAAGGCTGGAAATCATCACAGTTCTGTGAATGCctatagaattttcttttctttccttctctcggTGGGAGGCAGTATACATAACAGTAAATACCCTGGAGTCAGATCACCAGATTTGAATGCTGTCTCTACCATttcctagttgtgtgaccttcCCTAAGTTACTTCAGCTCCCAGTCTCAttttctgtctgtaaaatggagatcataGCAGTAGCTGTCTCCTAGGTACATTATGAGGAACAAATGAGAGTCACACACGTCAAGTGCTTTAACAGTGCTTAGCTAAACCCTTTCTCCCTTATGCTAAGCTTATTCCTGTATATTTCTTATTATCTTTACTATGTATTTTAAGCTCTTTGTGGGTAAAATCCGTGTCTTACACATTATTGCACTCTCTGTCAGTGCACAAAACAGTGTATAATTTTTGTTAACTACACGAATGAATGCTGAGTTAAATGTCTCTCTAAGCATTTAATTTACAAAGAGGAAACAACTTACACACTGGGAAAAATATGGCAGTTATAAaattatgtcattaaaaaaataatagttatgTGTGTGATATAGCTGGACTAACCAATTACATTATAACTCTTACTGGTTTTCAGCATATTTTAAATTGatctcttctataaaatgtaatgtttttcatatttttaaagaacgaTTTGAAATTAattccagaaaaatataaaagatgtagTCTATTATTTTAATTGACCTTTTTACTATGACATATAAATGCAACAATGGTGTATATCGTTTTCTATATTCTATATTCAATTCCATAAACACAGATGCTTACTGTGTGACAGAGCCTGTGTTAGATGCAGAAGATAATGCCACAGTCTTCAAGTAGCTTATGCCAAATGGGAGAAACAGCCTTCTAAACACATAATATTCGATATAAGTGCTGCAATAAAGATGTGCCCGGGAAACCATGGGAACGTAAAGACAAGGCACTAGTCCAACCAAGAGGTGCAAAGACCTAGTCCTCCTGGTCCAGTAGATTTAAGTCATCTCCCCTGGTTTATTCACTCATCCAGTCTAGTAGGAACTTACTCTTCTCGATCATTAAATGATATCCTACTGCTATAAAAGAGTCAATACTCTTCCAGGGAGTGAAAAATGGATTCCATATGTTGAACTGAATGTGATATAACTAGAAACACAAATCTCAGCTGGCTCACTTAGTGCATCAAAAGGCAGAGCAAATTATCACAATGAACATaaaaactatcactgtttttagtatatttttgtgCTGGAAAATCAGTAATATTTTACTTAGAGTATATATGCTTTGTAAGCTTTTTCTTCTATAAAGTTGTCTTTGTAGAAAATGCACTAGTTTCTGTGGTTTCTTTTCAACATAAAGTATTATCTGTCCTGCAGGGGaatcaaataacataaatggTATGTTAAAGTTAGAGCCTATCAGATTCTCTCtcaggacttttaaaaattatttattgtaaaCACATTAAATGAGATTTTAGATGGATGTTCTACCATGGTGAACAgacattttgttaaaatgcagccTTCAACTGGTCTTATATAGAGGGCTccattctttctgtttctgtttcagacTCTGGTAAGCTGAGTTTTACCAGAGGTAGGTTTGCTCAGATCTGAAGAGATTCATGTGCATTGTCAAGCACCTGTCTCATTTTGCACAATAATAATCTAAGGAAACCACTGCACTGTGGGGGTGATTGATTATTGTTCGTCTCAATCTAAGGATAGGTTGTGTTCAGAAAGTCACCAGAGAGCACAAAGAGGCCACTTCTTGGGCACAGTGAGCTTGGTATAAAATTTGGATTTATACAGTGTTTATATAATCAGTAGTGTGGTGTGTGTATGCTAGGGAAGGAGATAATAATGCTGGAAATTAAATTTATAACTCTTGGGTTATGTATTTTATCAGTTGTTCAAGTTATATTTTCCTGATTTAAGCAAAAATATTCTGTAACtcttttcatcacaagaaaagttTTCGAAAATTTCAGAGCATCATTATTCTGATAATATATTTGGACCACTAACAATATTCTCTGTACATAAAGGAAAGCGTCACTGGTAGAGATTTTGTtactatactttcttttttttctgaagcatTTCAAATGCTTGAAACCCAGGGAAGTAAGTACTGTGGGTAAAAGGAATCTCAGATCTTCTGCAGCATTTTGCCCCTAACTTCCCTCTCCCtcaggcacacacacagacatctcCATTTTCTTAATGCCTACAGTTTTCCTAGGATTCCAAAACAAAGTTCcaactttctcattttctcatatTCTTCAATTGCTTTGAGATtcaaacattttaatcttttaattctGTGGgggaaacattttctttaaattgataGTGCCCTTCTTAAAAATAAGTCCAAAGCAgtgataaatattttagatatgtTCAGTCACTCATGCTGTTAGTTATTTTCCTACAAATTTTATCACATTATAGAGTTGTAAATTTTTACCtattatattttcatctttaaatttttttggaatgATATCCTTTTTCAGGAAGCATAAAGGATCTCagattagttttatttcttctaaataatGCAGGATTTTAAGTTTAGTAATTTTACAAAGATTAGTCAATGCTTATTATCCCCAAATAATGGTCTTTTACATGTTCCAAAAGCAAATTGAACATGTGGCTTCAAAGTAAGTGAGTTTGGAGTAAATCCATACAGCTGATAAAATTGTATTCATATTAAACTAAGGTTAGAAAATATTCAAGTGACTCTAAAATACATCATAATTTCATGTACACTAAGTATAGTTTTTGCCAACTGAAAGTCATCAAATAATTGTAACGATGCCAGTTTTCATTAAACTTCAGCTTCTTGTCCCTACGTATATATTCTTTGTCGTGCTTTATATTGAAACGTGTAAAGAATTTTAGCATCGTTTGAGAATTTATTCGCCATAATTGACTTATAATAGCCAGAATGCTGTTGACCCCCccttaaaaaatgattaattccTGGATCTGAGGAAGAGAAAAGCAGCCCCTGACCTCAGGAAACAAATGGACCTGACCCTTACAAGGAGGCCTCGGTATCATTGGGAGCTGGCCTGGGGCTCACAGCTCTGCCATGGTGCTCTCCTGTTGGACATAAACAACCTCACAGAATACCAGCATCAGACAAGGCCACGTGATGATGTGAGGCAAAAACAACTTTGTAATTTTGTCTAAGCACAGACAAAAACAGGGTCACTCTGCACAGTGCCTAAACATTAACATCCCCCTTGCGTCATTAGAGGAGTGACTGCTACTTCTTTGTCCAGTACAGTTTTTAGCCGAGGTCAAGTCCTAGATACGATTGATTAAGATCTCCAATCACAGAATTCTTGCCACTCCCTGACAGAGCCCAACCCAGAGCCAAGCCCTGCTTCCTTGAACCCTTCCCCAAATCACTTAACAAAAGCCCTGATCCTACAATACAGTAAGTCCTTTCTGGCACCCTCTTCCTTAGTCATCTCATGGTTCCTTCCCACGTTTCCCTCACTGCAATGCAGTGAGCAATCAACCCAGCTTTCTACACTACAGTTATGTTCCTGGGGGTCTTTGGCAGGGAGGTATTGACACATCCACAGCCCCAAAATTGTGAACACTAAACTAgtagttaaataaaaatgtaaaagaactgTGTAAACTGTAAAGTTCTGTTTAAAAGTTGATGTATTCAGACTTACAGGCTTAGAATTATGTTTTCAGTAGAATCCTCCAAACCCACAAGTGGTTTTTAACATTCtaactttaaattatatttgatgAATAGTTCCCttcctaaatataaaacatatgtatTTTCTACTCTAGGTTTACCCTCTCAACTGATTAAAGATCCCATGGCTCTAAAGAGAAGTTTATTCTTCTGAAGAATCTTTCCATTATGCTTGGGTGATCTTTGTTCTAGTTCAGATTTTAAATTAGCATTTAAATTAATGGCAAGTAATATCCCTATCCTTTCAAAAATAGTAATGGATCaatatttcttaaacattatAGTGCCAGTtctaaaaggtaaataaaattatttttcctttagttaCCACTTCAGATGGTAGAATTTTAAACTATTGTATGCAGCAATACAAGGGGAGGAGGTTTTGTCCCATCCATTTGTTTCACTGTCTTTTAATATCTGTCACCTTACTTCTGTGTGTGCTTGAGGACATTGATATAATTTACCCTTTTACTGCCATAGTATTGATTAGAATTAATATATCTATACTCAGTCCCCAACTCACAACCCCAAACAGTTATGAGATTAAATTTGTACCTAGTTATCGTCTAGAACAGAATCTCCCAGATCACCATCTCTCTTGACATCTAGACATGCTGCCCtttctaaactatttttatttggaaaggGATCCAAGGTTTTCAAATAACGAGATCTTCCATATGGAAGATCTGCTGGTTTGTGATTGTGCCttatgtaaacattttaatatggGATCCAGAGGCTCCCCCAAAGGGGATTAAAACATAATCCCTCTCTGTATTGCTGTAGTGGATTAACTCTATTCTCTCTGCGGCTGGTTTGCTCCCTGAAGGCTACAACAAAAAGACCCAGTGCTCCTTAAACATGCTGTGGAATTGGAAGTTGTAATTGGAGATTTCCAAAGGACAAGGGTAAAAATGACACACTATTAAGGCTGAATATTTCATGAGTGTCTTTCTTAAAGAAGGACCAGTTCGAAGCCCTTTTATAAACCCCCAGAAAATCTCAATTCAATAGAATGAGATTGGAGTAAAATCAAAACGAAAACGCGGTCGCCTTTCAGAAACGCaaacaggtagagaaaatgtgctCCGCGTTAAAAGTTCATGGAATTGTGAACTTATAATTCGTAATACTGTATATCTCGATAAATTAGTTTGCATGGTTTTGATAATGTgtatcatgatttttaaaatttttttccaatttgattggatatgttaaattatattttaagacaACGCAGTTcgccatttttaatgtttttgaccaCTCATCGTCTCCAAATGCCAGAAATCCCTGTTAAACCAGAAATCACTAGCTTTCTGTGTTTAGAATGACgacttttctgaggttttattaaGGCCCAACGATGTCTAAGAAGACACTTTGTTTCCGATGTGAATCAGGTCACCTTCTTTCTCACCTCACTCCAATCAAGAGTACACCTCCTGGATTTCTCCTGGAGGGAAATATGAAAAGTGGCATCCAGAGGAGCGTCCCGGTGGCTTAAGGGTTAAGGGAGCGGTTCGAACCGGCCCGAGCGTTGGGGGCTTCGGAGGGGGCGCGGAGGCAGGAGGCGCCGCCGAGCGCGCGCACAGACCCTCCAATAAACACAAAGGAGGGCCTGGGGAATAGAAACCCAAATCCACTTGTAATCGTACAAGAGATTCGGGCATAATTACTTGAGCAACCTAGATTAAGATTGATGAGCCTTTAAAGTGGGGCTTTAGATCGACCGCCTCGCcctttggaaagaaaaacctTATGGAGCCGAGGTGGACCCCGACTCCGCTCGGCTCAGGCGGAAGCTACCCGCCCGAGACCCAGGCCGGGAGTCCGCGCGCCCGGGGCCCCGCCGGTGCGGGCTCGTCCGGGATAGAAAGCCGTAAAGTCAAAGCAGGGGCTTGGCGTTAGCCTGACCCGGGCGGGCGGTCACGGTCGGCGGTGCGGGCTGACACACAGTTTGCTCCATAGCCACCCGTTTAAGCGCGACAGCAGCCGACCGATTCCTCTCTGGTCCTCCCGCGGCAGAAACGCCCGGCTTTGTGCCGGACGGTCGTGGATTCGGTGTGTGCTGCTCCCTGGAAGCGCGAACTCCGCTGCCGTCCCCgcgcggccgggccgggcctgcTCGCTGCGGCCGGGGCGGTGGCGGTGCCAGCCGCTCTCCTCGCGAGGAGCCACCgccgggcggggagggggcgggggggccggGCCTGGGCAACCGCAGGGGGCCTGCCTTTTCATTGCTTCCCTCCTGCTGTTACTGTGACTCATTTGTCtgcatttgggggtggggggcgggggtggaagGGAATATGCTGCACCCTTgctacagaaaaacaaatacatttttttctgatttctaagtctttattttaagtcgAGGGTAGAGAAAAATGTCCCCCCTTCGGGGAACCTTAAAGGAGCAGTTAAGTAATCCCACTTTGAATTAATATTCTAATACGTGAAATTTGTAATTTTCGACTTTAACTCAGATGGAGGGAATTCGAAGTCAGCGCCTTAGTGGGCACACtttctaaaacatttcttttactgAAGCTTAGTCTCTTTCGTCCCACAAGTTGAGAAACAAcacttttcaaatgcttttcgGAGAATCGTTTTGTTCAAGCGTCTTACAATTTCATCATTTTTGACCTATGCTCGGTGAGAAAAATCACTGCTacagtgatttctttcttttctgcataAAACTGTATTTCATGTCCGTGTTTGCGCGTATATCGGTGTGCGGTGCGCCTTAGGATGTCGATATTAATCTGCCTGCAAGATGCAAACCCGTCAGCGGAGTGGAATTTGTATGTTAGACCCTATACCCCTTCACGCCCTCCCGCCCATCCTGGGGGGACGCTGCTGCCCAGGGGACGGGGTTTTCGCGGTGGCTGGTCTTAGGGGACGGCGCTGACTGCCCAGCGCGTCTCTCGGAACGCCGTTGATGCTCAGTGGAGAATCGGGGCCTTAGGAGAGTCCGTTCTGCACTTTTAAGCTGGTTAAGGTCAGCGCCTCACTAACCATGAAGGATTTCTAAGCAGAGGTTGCAGACTCGCTTACTGAAAGTCACTTATTCGATATTCTGATCTCTTGAGTTTTTATAGAATTATTTGTCTCTAGTCTCGTTATAAGGTAATGGGTAAAAGCTAAGCAGACTTATCTCACGTGAAAGGAGCTTGCTGCATAATATAGACACTATTTTTTCAGTGCATATCTACAGCTAAAAACCTGTGGTACTCTTTCGGGAGGGAGCGGGAGCGAGGGAGCGGAAGAGGGGCGCAGAGGCGCAGCCTGACCCCCATACCCTCTCTTTCAggcccagtggttctcagcacTCCTGCCCAGCTCATCGCTCCTGTGGTGGTGGCCAAGGGGACTCTTTCCATCACCACGACAGAAATCTACTTCGAGGTGGATGAGGATGATCCTGCCTTCAAGAAGATCGACACGAAAGTGAGTTCGAGTGATTCCGTGTACAGCACTGGTGGCTTTGTGGCAGGAAGTGGTTTTCAATTTTGCTTGGTTTTGAatgacagtgggggaggggagcacatTCTCATccttatggaaaataaaatgaatgaaataacacaTGCTCTGTTTTATGGGATTGAAGAATATATTAACAACTTTAAATCCTGTATACCAGAGCATGCACACTTTAACGGTCTCTCTATGAGTGCCTTTGTGTGCACTTGGCCGGATTTGGTAGTGAAGCCAGTTGCTCCCAGGTCCCTGGGGTACATCGTCTCAGGCTCTCTGGGAAGACTGGGAAAGGTCTCATGACATTTCTTACTAAGATCACTTTTAATTTCCAAAAGTGTACATTGCAATATGAGTAATAATTCATTAAAAGGTTGTAAGAAAACTACGGAGCACAGTTAGCTATAGATTCATCTCCGTTATTACATCCAGTTTTCATCTCCTGAAATAAGAATGGGTTTTATATGTGATTTTAAGAGGAAGAGAAATCAATTACCTGAGaagctttcatttaaaatgtgtatacatAGTACATACTGGCGCTCAGATGTTTAAAGTTTGTATTCTTCTATGGGTGTAGTGCCAGACAATATATATTCAGATGATTTGAAATgcataaacatttgtttattataacttattttgtaaattttgaaaCCTGAGTATTCAACAGCTCTATACCTCTACAGTTTCTTCTGAAAtcaattttattgttgttttaacttttatgttATTGTGCAATTTGTAAACTTGAGGCTAAGAATTCAAGAGCATAAGTGTCATGCTAGATAATAATGCTAGATAATCAAGCATCATTTTACAAAGATCTTCCTTTGAAGTATTTTTCAGAGGCAATTGTTCTAAAATAGTGAAAGACAAATGCTCCCATAGATCCAGAaccttattatttatatttaatttatatatagaaGTAAAGCGTTCTAAAACACTGTTTGTAGAGTAGCAATTGAAAGTCTAAAATGTGCCCCCACCTGAGTTAACTAACTACCCTAAGGCCCACAGGTGATTAGCCCCTCCCGCACTTGTTGACTCTTAAAATACTCTGAGGGATAATCACAGGACTTCTTTAACTTCTAGCTCTAGAAGAATGGCATTTTGAAAATGAGTTTGAATGTAGTGCatgtgattttaaataatttataatttgtctTTATGCTTTTATCATTGGCTTGCCCTATGAAGTAAAAAGTAATTTTGGATTTCTGATTCATTTATTCTGCCAGTGGAACCCTTACTGCATAAAATAAGGCTTGGCATAAAATAGGTCAGAAATTATCTTCATTTCATTAGCATAGTTAGTTttcatatacaaattttaaacGTTTTATTAGGATTTTGTTAAGTTCATTTCCTCTTGAGTTAGTCTGCTTTTTAACTCAGCAACCTTGACTGTCATGACATATTTCATCCTTATattatcaaaaattctacaaaaataTTAACCCAGAAGAGCAAACTTTCAAAGGTAGATTTAAATTGCGTCAGTTGTAGAATGGACTAGTCTTACAAGTAAGTCAGAAACTGACAGTAGATCACTGTATTCTGTAGCTAGACAAAAGGAGCTTTTCTCCAATATtgtaaggttttatttttaattatttcataagcatatttctcaaaatgtttaaaatattcaagtGGGTTCAATTTTCAAAGTGAAGCATTACATCTTTTGACAGGAAAACAATTTAAAGTGAGACACAGcaacttttattttacttcatttattagCTTCTAATTAAATAAAAACCAGCAACAGAAATTAAAATCTAAATCACAAAAGTAATTATCCAGTGTATTTCAAGtgcatttttcaaatatataattcaGATATTCAAGCGTTATTATATAAGCTGAATTcaaatttctttgaatatatttaaataacatttcaagTATATTTATGGAATGTTAGAAATAGAACAAGCaatatatttgaaacaaaatgtaaactttttaaagttcaGACACTTTCAAAGACAGATAAAAGTACCAGGAGGAAATCTACCTTTAAATTATATCTTTGTTAGTGGAAAATGTCTGGACGTATCCAAAATGGCAATTTAACTTCTGTTCACCAAATCACGAAACACCAACATCCACACTTTCAAAGACAATGTGAGATCACAATATTTGttacaaattaaaatatacattacacTTCCCTTCAGATGGCATATCCAAATCGTGTTTACTCACAGCCAGATGCACCTAAATCTCCAGGATTGCTATAATCCTTTGATAGTTAGGCAGTGTTCACTGTGGTCTTGCATTACAGCCAGGCTGTTTTCCGGGTGTTACTGTGTACTTTTCAAGGGAGATACGAGATCCTTTGTAAAGAAGTCTTCTAATACTTGTGAGTTTGGGGTGTTCTCCATCCGCTTTCCCTACCTCTTTTTCTCCCCTTGGAGGGGTGGATGAGATGATGCCTAAACGTTGTGTTAGTACTCCTTTTTAAGGAAGAGATTGTTTGCACTGTCCAGTGGAATATTAGATAGGAATCGAACAGGAAGTTTACACTTAATGAGAACTTTAAGAATAGTATAATCACATTTCGGCACTCGATTACATTGTCCTCTAAAGTTTTTCCAAACTTTTCGGGTTGGTCAGGATCTCTCTTGCCAGTCGCCACGTTTGTTTGGCAGCGTTCTCGAGAGCCGAGTGAGGTTTGCCTTGAAACAGATCTAAGTTCGGTAGGAAGTAGTGAGGACACCGCCGGCACTGCAGGCAGGAGATAAGTTGCAGCAAAATCCCGTTAAGACGGTCACCCAGGCAAGACTCGTCCCAGTCCGACTCCCGGGGATGCTTTTCACACTCATAGGAAACCAGAGTCTTCATGTGGTAATTGTTCAGGGGCTGGCCTGGCAGTTCAAGGTGACGGTCCCGTAAGGTTTTGAGGATGGAGAGGCATTTCTTCCTGCAGCCCCCCATCTGCAGTCTGTTCTCTGCCTCCGCGAACTGCAGCACCCAGGCGTCGCTCTCGGCCGAGCTCTGCTTGCCGGCCAGGGAGTGGCACTCCTTGGACAGGAGATTGAACCCTTCCGCCTTGACCTCCGCCACCCGGTTGGGTCCCGGCCAGGGGATGTGGGGAAGTGGCCAGTGGGCAGCACTCCTGGGCCAGATCCCGGTGCATTTAAAAGCCGGGGTGATCTGCACCACGTACCTATCTCGGATTCTCAGTTTCACTTCGCTGGTGTCCGCCACCATCTTTACCACATCCCTGTAGCTACATTTGTCCACCGCTTGAGCCACCAGC
It encodes:
- the MAB21L1 gene encoding putative nucleotidyltransferase MAB21L1, with product MIAAQAKLVYHLNKYYNEKCQARKAAIAKTIREVCKVVSDVLKEVEVQEPRFISSLNEMDNRYEGLEVISPTEFEVVLYLNQMGVFNFVDDGSLPGCAVLKLSDGRKRSMSLWVEFITASGYLSARKIRSRFQTLVAQAVDKCSYRDVVKMVADTSEVKLRIRDRYVVQITPAFKCTGIWPRSAAHWPLPHIPWPGPNRVAEVKAEGFNLLSKECHSLAGKQSSAESDAWVLQFAEAENRLQMGGCRKKCLSILKTLRDRHLELPGQPLNNYHMKTLVSYECEKHPRESDWDESCLGDRLNGILLQLISCLQCRRCPHYFLPNLDLFQGKPHSALENAAKQTWRLAREILTNPKSLEKL